The Balaenoptera acutorostrata chromosome 15, mBalAcu1.1, whole genome shotgun sequence genome contains a region encoding:
- the LOC103005760 gene encoding 2-iminobutanoate/2-iminopropanoate deaminase, with protein MSSLIRKVISTAKAPAAIGPYSQAVLVDRTIYISGQLGMDPASGQLVPGGVAEEAKQALTNMGEILKAASCDFTNVVKTTVLLADINDFYTVNDIYKQYFQSNFPARAAYQVAALPKGGRVEIEAVAVQGPLVTASL; from the coding sequence ATGTCGTCTTTGATCAGAAAGGTGATCAGCACCGCGAAAGCCCCAGCGGCCATTGGTCCCTACAGTCAGGCTGTGTTAGTCGACAGGACCATTTACATTTCAGGACAGCTAGGCATGGATCCTGCAAGTGGACAGCTTGTGCCAGGAGGGGTGGCAGAAGAGGCTAAACAAGCTCTTACAAACATGGGTGAAATTCTGAAAGCAGCGAGCTGTGACTTCACGAATGTGGTAAAAACAACTGTTTTGCTGGCTGACATAAACGACTTCTATACTGTCAAtgacatctacaaacaatatttCCAGAGTAATTTTCCTGCAAGAGCTGCTTACCAGGTTGCTGCTTTGCCCAAAGGAGGCCGTGTTGAGATTGAAGCAGTAGCTGTCCAAGGACCTCTCGTGACAGCATCACTCTAA